In Corticium candelabrum chromosome 1, ooCorCand1.1, whole genome shotgun sequence, the genomic stretch AGTGAACTAAAGATAGGATTACAAAGAGAAACCGGAACTCAAAACAACTGAAACTTGCAAAAAAGACCGGAACTTGAAACAAGAAGGCCGAAACTTGAAACAAGGAAACCAGAATGAATCCTCAGCTCACGGGGTCTTTAGCAAGGTTTCCAACTGCTCGCCAAACCTTAATTATGTTGTTTTCACCACATCAGTCCCATGTAAGGTGTCTCGTAAGTGCTCTAAGCAAACCCTGCCTGAGAGGTGCCTAGACAATCATGGATGTCTATACAGAAGATATGACTTTGCAGAAGATCCGTCTCTAGGTctgactggatccaagaagcactgtctTCTGAAAGTggtgcaggttgtgatgacctagACTAGTAATGTGCAGCCACCGTATTGTGCTCTACGCTTCCAACagcactggaacaaccagctTCCGCCAcagccacatgcggcttagtACCTCTGTACCCGCAAGACACTGACAGATGTACTCTGTAGACTTGTCAGCCTCTTTCCTGgcgatgttgccatcagcagagCAACTGATATCAGTAAGAAGACAAACGTCTGTCTTATTATTTCTCAAGCAGATGTCAACACAATTGCCACCGATCTTCTTAGtagtagggatggctgtatcccacatcatagtgatgtcgtTCATCTCCACTAGCCTATCTGTCTTCCACTGGAACCGCAAACTGATGGCAAATGTTCCAATGAATAATGCAGACCCCTGAtcgtgtcgatcagtgtagtccatcggtgccaaggcAATACAAATGGCCGCAATGTAGTCGACTGTCTTTGTGATCCATTTTATGCTAGAGTTTATGaattgttaatttttgttaattgttttataGGTAAGAGATCGGCTCCTACAAAAACATCAAATGCTAGTCTACCTGAATATCGATCAGATGCTGAACTCTTGCTTAACAAAAGGTCCATACCAATAAATTGTCGACTTGCTGGAGGCGTCAACGAATACCAAGGGCTATTTATGATACTACACAAGTATGCAAATTCATGTAGAGCTGTATACGTGTGCATTAAAtagagcacacacacactcacgcacgcacggatgcacgcacgcacgcacgcacgcacgcacgcatgcacacatacgcacacacacgcaaacacacgcaaacacacgcacgcacacagacacacacacacacacacagacacacagacacacagacacacagacacagacacacacacacacacacacacacacacacacacacacacacacacaaacaaacacacacacacacacacacacacacacacacacacacacacacacacgtgtgcataCATGCTCTGCGGTGCAGTTTCAAATCAACTAGAGTCGGCATCctttctaataaattaaaaacattaaCCCTTCAACTACCGTTTGCTGATATTAACGCCAACACTTGACACTAACGCGATGCAACAGTCGATTACCTACTTATTCGCAACTGTAGCCGCCTTATGCAAGCGAAAATTTCAATACATACACAGTTGAAAAGCCTGTTAATTGCGATTTCGAAATGATGCAGTTCTCGTAGCTATTGATGTTTCGATACGTTCATGGCTACTTCCTGTCTACGCTACACTAATTGAGTCGCCGCTGTCTTCATCATCGAGAAGATCTGCATTCTGGTGCGTTGCATCGTTGTCTGGAGAGCTAATAAACATATAGAATATTAGAAAACGGTTTGAATGATTGTTCTAGACTGCATTCTCTAACcaaaacatacgggtacaTAGCCATAGCAACAGAGAACGTGCCGTTACTatgggcataactcaaattctcCCCAACGGCTAACGGCTaaacctagaaaacagttaCTGAAACTTTTACTGAAAGATATCGCAAAAAAGCGAAACGTTTAGATATCCAAATGATGTAGATACCTACTACGTGGCGCGTTATTGTCTTCACTAACGGAATATCTCACTCGTTCTCCGTCGCATCGGCCTCAAATAATGCGTCCGAAGCGAAATACACGTAAGAAACGTTTGAATACGTTGTTTTTGCCTCTAAAGTCTTGGAAAAATCACAACGAAGGACGAACTACGGCCAGAGCGCATGCAGCGTGTCGGAAAAAATTGTGACGAAGCCGCACGTGttgtgttaaattcagtcggtGTTAAAAAGAGTGTCCGTGTTAAATTCAGTGGTTAGATTCAGTCGGACGTTAAATTACCGTTATCTAAATAACTGTTTTAGTAATTAGCATCAACTTTACACAATCAGTTTCTATATTCACAATTGCTCTGTTTCTAGTGGTATATGGGGCTCTGTGTGCTCATATGCCTGGGGTGTAGATGAAGCAGACGTGGCGTGCCGTCAATGCTCCTACGACAAAGCAGACATTCTAAAGACACCAACGTACGTCACCATTTTGCCTCGTGATCCATTCATCTGGTTCGACCATGTCAACTGTGACGGATCCGAAACATCACTAACACAATGCCTGTACACTACCTCGGAAACCGGAAAATGCACACAAGGGCAAGCTGTGGGTGTTGTCTGTGGTATGACTCGCAAGGTACGTCTGTAGGAAAACAATAACCAAACACACAATTTGTTGTAGTGAGCAATGATAGAGATCGCACGGATGTTGTACCCACAAAAGCTTCCAAATCGGACAAAGGTTTGATCAATGATTATCGGTTAAGTGCACTACAATATTTAAGTTTTTTTGTTCCTAGTCACACTCACTGCGGAAATTTCAGTGGGAAGCATTGCAGCTGTCGCTGTCTTAGCGTTCATCATGTTCATGATTTACAAATGGTGGCGCCGAGCGGCCTACGATGTTTAAGTAGGGAATGCCGATTGTTGATCTTACGTTGCTAGACTGTTTGGTTTGACGTGACAAGAACACATATTCACGTATTATGCAATCGCAGAATTATTAGAACTCGCGTAGCAAGCTTATATAATgttttagttgtgtgtgtgtgtgtgtgtgtgtgtgtgtgtgtgtgtgtgcgtgtgtgtgtgtgtgtgtgtgtgtgtgtgtgtgtgtgtgtgtgtgtgtgtgtgtgtgtgtgtgtgtgtgtgtgtgtgtgtgtgtgtgtgtgtgtgtgtgtgtgtgtgtgtgtgtgtgtgtgtgtgtgtgttgagcaGCGTAACATATCAATATATAGAGCTTTCAAAAAGTAAAAATCTTGCCAAACTTTGACGTTATTGAAATTAGCACTCAAGGTTAAGGACTTGGCGCTCCGAATAATTTTTGTGCTCTATTTAATGCTCTGGACAAAGGTCGTCGTCGTCTCGAGACAATCGGTATAGAGAGACCGTCCCCCGTGGCCAGTGTAAGAAGAAATAGTATCCCGCGAACAATTATTTAGGAAAGGTGTCTCCGGAAGGAAAAACCTGTCTCCATGCATGCAAGAAACAATTTCAAAAATTGCTATAAAATGTAACTCCTAACTCTATATATAACCATAAACCTAACCTTAACATTGACAACTCTGTCTTTCCTGTCCATTTATCGCTGTGTTGCTGTCGTACGCT encodes the following:
- the LOC134197219 gene encoding putative DMBT1-like protein; amino-acid sequence: MQVTGKRSAPTKTSNASLPEYRSDAELLLNKRSIPINCRLAGGVNEYQGLFMILHNGIWGSVCSYAWGVDEADVACRQCSYDKADILKTPTYVTILPRDPFIWFDHVNCDGSETSLTQCLYTTSETGKCTQGQAVGVVCVSNDRDRTDVVPTKASKSDKVTLTAEISVGSIAAVAVLAFIMFMIYKWWRRAAYDV